The following is a genomic window from Bradysia coprophila strain Holo2 chromosome IV unlocalized genomic scaffold, BU_Bcop_v1 contig_5, whole genome shotgun sequence.
tttatatTCATGCTTTTATCAAGGAATTACAATTGCATCAAGTGGCAACTGCAGCGATCGTAATATTGCGTCATGTACGTCTCTTGAACAAATTCGCCGGAAGACTATCGACAGTGGTGTTATCGTATTAAAGGAAGCATCACAATGTGATATAATAATCACCGGGGGAACTGAGGTGAGGTCAATTCATTGAACTTGTTGCTTTTTTACTGTTGCTGATAAGTaacgaaaacgaaatatttgctACTCACTGTAGTTAAACGGAATGGTTAAAATCGTTGTTATTATTAGGTTGGTCATAGTTCGAGCACCTATTCACATTTCAATGGATACAAACTCGACTACAGGCTAAATACATGTCTGAATGACTACATTATGAAACGATATACTTACTTGGGACTACGAGGTGATGGAGCGAAAAAATACATGTCTGCAGCAGGAAACATTTACGCCCTCGAAGGAAATCACTGGGATGTGACTTACTATTAAATCATAGTGGTCTGAtatcagaaataaaaaataaattcagacGATTCAATTCGTCGTTAACTGGAAGTTGTTTTGTAtgaagagggattcttctgaaaaacagaagaccgaaattggacgcattttctattggaatttttgatatgtgtccagtaaggtattcgaccacAGAACCCAAAactactttcaaaaaaattcttcgaagcttgtgtggctagtgtgaggtgatcaaaaaccgaaaacttgcacttacaacttacaaaaaattctccagttacacgagccgcacatggtcgtgtggggtgtcattagaaaggtagtTGCgtgtacttccggggcaaatagggtctttttgggtttaaaattcattcacactgagatatgtacagttgaagttttcaaccgtaAAAAGACTtaaacttttcttacagaaatttttcgaggtacacgaaacgtacatggtcgtgtggggtgtcattagaaaggtaattgcatgtactttgtAGCAATGGACACGAATTCCAAAAACTTACTAATTTGCattgataaattaaatttattttctctctTCCACACCGGCACTTTCACACTTTCTTCGCAACATTCGCAATAATTGGTTTCGGTCGAGACTTAAATATGATTTTTCGCCTAACAATCGCCTGCACATAATATTCGGTCTTTTGCACAGTTTTATGTTCAATAGAAATAGTCGAATCCAATATCGTTCGACCCATTGATATGTTGCTTACGTCCAAATTAGTTTCGTTCATATTGACTTCATCATCAGCTACTGCATTGTGGTGCCTCTTCTGTAGAACTGCGAATGGTTTGTCGAGTGCTTGCTCTTTGCCGTGTAAAATGTGATGGCCAATGATCAAAATCTATGGATTTCGTTTGAGGAATAACAGGAATAACAGGCTATGGAACGTTGTGATGGCGTAAATGGACTCACCGGCTTTCCATATTTATCGAAACATAGGTCGCCAATGAATTGTCCGCTCATTATTTGATTGCCACGTACCTCCAAATCACCCTGCAATTCGATTATACCCCAATTTTCCAGTCCATCTGGATTTTCACTGCAAAGAAAAAGATTGATCCCTGAATGCATATAGTTCTGTGGAGTGGGTTGGGTGTTATGAAGTGCATTAGTTTATTAAAAAAGATCCAAAAAACTACGATATATGGCCTGAAATTGATGTCGCATTCAAGACGTTGAAATGTTATTTACTTGAACTAAAAGTCGAATTGCAGGCTGATAAAATGCGCCACTGACTTTATGTTAGCCCTCTCAAAGATTGAATATTGATAAGTTTTGATAATTCAACATATAATTAAAAATCGTGTATAAACCAGCGAGATACCAGACACGAGACTACTTTTAAATTACAAGTGGACGGGTAAAGAGGTGCGGGAATTGTGTAATCATACGAATAAGTAATTTGTCTTGCACAATTTtacaatacaatcaaaacgACAACAGCAATAATCTTGAGTGTCTGTATATGGAGCgattattaaattattcatttacatgctacacgcgtcgaaaaccgtacttttcatatttgaagcacgtctttcgacgcactcagtatgtaaaatccattacataactcgggataaaaattaaaagtctcgttttcgtgtgtttattgacctcggcttcgcctcggatcaacaaaattcacacgaaaactctacttttcatctttttatacctagtcatgtaaaatactattcctTTCAGTGTGTGTCGTTGGTACCCCCAACTTTTATTTCTGATACTGTACTACTTCCTAGATTGTTTCTAAATAAAGATGATCATCTTAAAGACGACCGAATCGCCATTTCGTaaagttttactttactaCAGACACTTTACATATTTCTATCTTTGCATAGCATTAACTTACTACTCATACTCATGAATCAACACAACACTCTACGTTTAGCCGTATATCGACCTCCCTTTTCTAATAATTAATTGCGGAAATTATCAATGAATTTAAGCATCTTCAATGAAGCATATACTGTCAGCTGTTGTGTTTGTTCGACTTGCACAAATATATTTGTTTTGAGTAGATACGCAATCACGAGAGATCTGATTGAACACGGTCTCGTATCTTATCGGACTTAGcttattaatataaaatggtTGGTTTTTCATGCTGCGGTTCAGTTTAGATAGTAGTTGTCACGCAGTCTAATTCAAGTTAATTCAGTCGAGCGATTCTATTCAAATATGACGACATTCGATGCAGTCAATAAAGTTTGGAAAGCTCCTAAAGCCGCTTACCCTCGGCCGCTGGACAACTACTTCGGCGAAGAGTTGTTACGAACGTTGAGCGAGTCACCGGATGCAATATTGGAGATAAGTCACGATGAAAGTTATTCAATGTCTCGCAAAGAAGCCAGAGAACTGACTATAAATGTGGCACGAAATCTGATGAAATTGAACGTACAACCTAATGATGTAATTGGAGTAATTTGTCGAAACTCAAAATATCTCCCAGTGCTTATTTATGGGTGTATTGTCGTCGGTGCCCCCATTAATCCACTGGATAATTCGTTTGATAGCCAACacataaaacatatttttggtCAGACTAAACCATCATTGATTTTCTGTGATGCTGAAGTTTATCACACCACGAAATTAATCTTGGAAGACCTTGCAAATGACGCCAAAATATTCACTTTGAGGGAGAAACTTAATGATGTTGCATTCATTGACGAGTTGTTACAACCGACTGACGATGACATTGAATTTGTGGCACCGAAATTCGATGAGCCAGCGGATCAGAAGCTCTTAGCAATCATATGCACATCGGGATCTACAGGCTTTCCGAAGGGAACAAAGAAAACACATGCCAACTTTATGAACTTTTCTAAAGCGATCACGATTCCCACACCGCATAGAACTCTGAATTTTACACCGATCTACTGGACCACCGGATTCATTGCTACCATTTTCGCTCCACTACGCTTAACTGAGTGCAAAGTGTCAACAATAAAGCTCTTCAGCCCAGAACTGTTGAaagaaatggttgaaaaatatAGAGTTCAGACTGTGTTTTTGTCATCACA
Proteins encoded in this region:
- the LOC119072086 gene encoding uncharacterized protein LOC119072086; this encodes MFHNITAGITVLTVITSAVAQQTYTHAEALEKIEAVGITIASSGNCSDRNIASCTSLEQIRRKTIDSGVIVLKEASQCDIIITGGTEVGHSSSTYSHFNGYKLDYRLNTCLNDYIMKRYTYLGLRGDGAKKYMSAAGNIYALEGNHWDVTYY
- the LOC119072087 gene encoding chromosome transmission fidelity protein 8 homolog gives rise to the protein MPILIKTENPDGLENWGIIELQGDLEVRGNQIMSGQFIGDLCFDKYGKPILIIGHHILHGKEQALDKPFAVLQKRHHNAVADDEVNMNETNLDVSNISMGRTILDSTISIEHKTVQKTEYYVQAIVRRKIIFKSRPKPIIANVAKKV
- the LOC119072070 gene encoding 4-coumarate--CoA ligase 1-like — protein: MTTFDAVNKVWKAPKAAYPRPLDNYFGEELLRTLSESPDAILEISHDESYSMSRKEARELTINVARNLMKLNVQPNDVIGVICRNSKYLPVLIYGCIVVGAPINPLDNSFDSQHIKHIFGQTKPSLIFCDAEVYHTTKLILEDLANDAKIFTLREKLNDVAFIDELLQPTDDDIEFVAPKFDEPADQKLLAIICTSGSTGFPKGTKKTHANFMNFSKAITIPTPHRTLNFTPIYWTTGFIATIFAPLRLTECKVSTIKLFSPELLKEMVEKYRVQTVFLSSHHLSVFMESPLAATIDFSSVRMLYSGGGIIGGQLRRKLRKTFPKTLFMSAYAMTEISVSLLSPGKIYKHEASSGNLQPNVEVKIIDDDGSKLGVRERGEILVKSLFPFSGYYANSDESLNAVDSEGFFKTGDIGFFDDDTSLVVVDRKKELFHYKSYHVNPSDIEDVILSMEGVADVAVVGISDPRAQYLATAAVVKKSGFDEAITERTIVDFVANRLPFYKHLYGGVVFMDSLPVSPAGKVMKRWIREQLMKKGS